A region from the Drosophila takahashii strain IR98-3 E-12201 chromosome 2L, DtakHiC1v2, whole genome shotgun sequence genome encodes:
- the Bsg gene encoding basigin isoform X2 → MEAKFLASALSFLSIFLAIYAQATDKLVPNYDNVEHKMKFYDIKTPLVLSCNVKDAPESVLIWKKNNTLVTDEPSLRGRFKIISDENKFIIDKTDVNDHGNYSCEIDGESKRIEVIARVVVRVPSNTAVVEGEKMSVTCTVVGTDPQLTWTFGNVTLTNATDRFVLKPDNGVQNAILTLDNVTLDDRGEYKCIGRNAANDYGSNSTNPASDFTTVRVKGKFAALWPFLGICAEVLILCIIILIYEKRRNKSELEESDTDPQEQKKKRRNYD, encoded by the exons ATAAGCTGGTGCCAAACTATGATAATGTCGagcataaaatgaaattttacgaCATCAAAACGCCGCTGGTTCTCAGCTGCAACGTGAAAGACGCCCCCGAGAGCGTTCTCATATG GAAAAAGAACAACACTCTTGTGACGGACGAGCCTTCGCTAAGAGGtcgttttaaaataatcagCGATGAGAATAAGTTCATAATCGATAAAACGGACGTGAACGATCATGGAAACTACAGTTGCGAGATCGATGGAGAGTCCAAGAGAATAGAAGTGATTG CCCGCGTTGTTGTAAGAGTGCCTTCAAATACAGCCGTTGTGGAGGGTGAGAAGATGTCAGTGACCTGCACCGTTGTGGGAACCGATCCACAGTTGACATGGACCTTTG GCAATGTAACGCTGACGAACGCCACAGATCGCTTCGTCCTGAAACCGGATAACGGCGTCCAAAACGCCATTCTGACACTGGATAATGTGACATTGGACGACAGAGGCGAGTACAAATGCATTGGACGCAATGCGGCCAATGACTATGGTTCGAACTCCACCAATCCTGCCAGCGACTTCACAACTGTGCGTGTTAAGG GCAAATTTGCCGCCTTGTGGCCTTTCCTGGGCATCTGTGCTGAGGTGCTGATTCTGTGCATCATCATTCTCATCTATGAGAAGCGACGCAACAAGAGCGAACTGGAGGAGAGTGATACTGATCCCCAAGAACA gaaaaagaaaaggagaaattatgattaa
- the Bsg gene encoding basigin isoform X3 → MEAKFLASALSFLSIFLAIYAQATDKLVPNYDNVEHKMKFYDIKTPLVLSCNVKDAPESVLIWKKNNTLVTDEPSLRGRFKIISDENKFIIDKTDVNDHGNYSCEIDGESKRIEVIARVVVRVPSNTAVVEGEKMSVTCTVVGTDPQLTWTFGNVTLTNATDRFVLKPDNGVQNAILTLDNVTLDDRGEYKCIGRNAANDYGSNSTNPASDFTTVRVKGKFAALWPFLGICAEVLILCIIILIYEKRRNKSELEESDTDPQEH, encoded by the exons ATAAGCTGGTGCCAAACTATGATAATGTCGagcataaaatgaaattttacgaCATCAAAACGCCGCTGGTTCTCAGCTGCAACGTGAAAGACGCCCCCGAGAGCGTTCTCATATG GAAAAAGAACAACACTCTTGTGACGGACGAGCCTTCGCTAAGAGGtcgttttaaaataatcagCGATGAGAATAAGTTCATAATCGATAAAACGGACGTGAACGATCATGGAAACTACAGTTGCGAGATCGATGGAGAGTCCAAGAGAATAGAAGTGATTG CCCGCGTTGTTGTAAGAGTGCCTTCAAATACAGCCGTTGTGGAGGGTGAGAAGATGTCAGTGACCTGCACCGTTGTGGGAACCGATCCACAGTTGACATGGACCTTTG GCAATGTAACGCTGACGAACGCCACAGATCGCTTCGTCCTGAAACCGGATAACGGCGTCCAAAACGCCATTCTGACACTGGATAATGTGACATTGGACGACAGAGGCGAGTACAAATGCATTGGACGCAATGCGGCCAATGACTATGGTTCGAACTCCACCAATCCTGCCAGCGACTTCACAACTGTGCGTGTTAAGG GCAAATTTGCCGCCTTGTGGCCTTTCCTGGGCATCTGTGCTGAGGTGCTGATTCTGTGCATCATCATTCTCATCTATGAGAAGCGACGCAACAAGAGCGAACTGGAGGAGAGTGATACTGATCCCCAAGAACA TTGA